The Cygnus atratus isolate AKBS03 ecotype Queensland, Australia chromosome 2, CAtr_DNAZoo_HiC_assembly, whole genome shotgun sequence genome window below encodes:
- the LOC126913166 gene encoding uncharacterized protein LOC126913166: MPQPGPAPGAPHRGETFLEKQPLQWEQCGYKYFGLTPPSPYASQTCLVFLFVCFSGTNCASGAALAQEDAEPQQQDAVQGCRGAPQPGHLCTNTALTCRGAGRPALCLLCSARSSLLACWRQCTANTKVCRISNVELRGNPGQNRQEVEKLSMARVQRARKLDDCERTPRVAKKISGYLRMGTPA; encoded by the exons AGGGGAAACTTTCTTAGAAAAACAGCCTCTACAATGGGAACAGTGTGGATACAAATATTTTGGCCTAACACCCCCCTCCCCATACGCTTCACAAacctgtttggtttttttgtttgtttgtttttctggcacGAATTGTGCAAGTGGAGCAGCCTTGGCCCAGGAGGATGCTGAGCctcagcagcaggatgctgtgcagggctgcaggggagcaCCACAGCCCGGTCATCTGTGCACCAACACCGCCCTCACGTGTCGGGGAGCTGGGAGACCAGCCctgtgcctgctctgctctgctcgcAGCAGCCTCTTGGCTTGCTGGAGGCAATGCACAGCCAACACCAAG GTCTGCAGGATTTCAAATGTGGAGCTCCGTGGAAATCCGGGCCAAAACAGACAAGAAGTAGAGAAACTGTCCATGGCAAGAGTGCAGAGGGCAAGGAAACTTGATGACTGTGAGAGAACACCAAG AGTTGCAAAGAAGATCTCAGGATATCTGCGGATGGGAACTCCTGCGTGA
- the CCN4 gene encoding CCN family member 4 isoform X1, with protein sequence MRWLLPWILATSSILQAIAKTSTTMTPTVPAVTEAYTRTQYCKWPCECPKSPPRCSVGVSLVTDGCDCCKTCAKQRGESCTEADTCDFHRGLYCDYSGDRPRYEIGVCAQIVGVGCVLNGVRYNNGDTFQPNCKYNCTCINGAVGCIPMCTNSRPPLVWCPNPKLIKMAGKCCEQWVCDDSKKIRKTSPRHISSAVNLVSAAYEGEDEAWQKNCIVHTSPWSPCSKTCGLGISTRISNDNDQCRLMKESRLCNMRPCEVDITKHIKPGKKCLAVYRASEPMNYTISGCVSKSPYRPKYCGICTDNRCCTPYKSKTIEVRFECPDGTEISWKIMWINACFCNLNCKNPNDIFADLAHYHDYSEIAN encoded by the exons GCCATTGCCAAGACATCCACCACCATGACCCCCACTGTCCCTGCCGTGACAGAGGCCTACACACGGACTCAGTACTGTAAGTGGCCGTGCGAGTGTCCGAAGTCCCCACCTCGGTGCTCAGTAGGAGTCAGCCTGGTCACAGACGGCTGCGATTGCTGCAAGACGTGTGCCAAGCAGCGTGGAGAAAGTTGCACTGAGGCCGATACCTGTGATTTTCACAGGGGCCTGTACTGTGACTACAGTGGAGACAGACCTAGGTACGAAATAGGAGTATGTGCAC aGATTGTCGGTGTAGGATGCGTCCTCAATGGAGTCAGATATAATAATGGGGATACATTTCAGCCTAACTGCAAATACAACTGCACATGCATTAATGGGGCTGTGGGCTGCATTCCCATGTGCACAAACTCACGCCCTCCCCTTGTCTGGTGCCCAAACCCAAAGCTGATTAAGATGGCAGGGAAGTGCTGCGAGCAGTGGGTTTGCGATGACTCCAAGAAAATCAGGAAGACATCTCCACGCCACATCTCCTCTGCAG TTAATCTGGTCTCTGCAGCATACGAGGGGGAGGATGAAGCCTGGCAGAAGAACTGCATTGTTCACACCTCGCCCTGGAGTCCCTGCTCAAAGACCTGTGGGCTGGGCATCTCCACCCGAATTTCCAACGACAATGACCAGTGCCGGCTCATGAAGGAAAGTCGCCTGTGCAACATGAGGCCCTGCGAGGTGGACATAACCAAGCACATTAAG CCTGGGAAGAAGTGCCTGGCTGTCTACAGGGCCAGCGAACCAATGAACTACACCATCTCAGGATGTGTGAGCAAAAGTCCTTATAGACCCAAATATTGTGGCATCTGCACAGACAACAGGTGCTGCACACCCTACAAGTCCAAGACTATTGAAGTGAGGTTTGAGTGCCCAGATGGAACTGAGATTTCCTGGAAAATCATGTGGATCAATGCTTGTTTTTGCAACCTGAACTGCAAGAACCCCAATGACATCTTTGCCGACTTGGCTCATTATCACGATTACTCTGAAATTGCTAATTAA
- the CCN4 gene encoding CCN family member 4 isoform X2: MRWLLPWILATSSILQAIAKTSTTMTPTVPAVTEAYTRTQYCKWPCECPKSPPRCSVGVSLVTDGCDCCKTCAKQRGESCTEADTCDFHRGLYCDYSGDRPRYEIGVCAQIVGVGCVLNGVRYNNGDTFQPNCKYNCTCINGAVGCIPMCTNSRPPLVWCPNPKLIKMAGKCCEQWVCDDSKKIRKTSPRHISSAAYEGEDEAWQKNCIVHTSPWSPCSKTCGLGISTRISNDNDQCRLMKESRLCNMRPCEVDITKHIKPGKKCLAVYRASEPMNYTISGCVSKSPYRPKYCGICTDNRCCTPYKSKTIEVRFECPDGTEISWKIMWINACFCNLNCKNPNDIFADLAHYHDYSEIAN; this comes from the exons GCCATTGCCAAGACATCCACCACCATGACCCCCACTGTCCCTGCCGTGACAGAGGCCTACACACGGACTCAGTACTGTAAGTGGCCGTGCGAGTGTCCGAAGTCCCCACCTCGGTGCTCAGTAGGAGTCAGCCTGGTCACAGACGGCTGCGATTGCTGCAAGACGTGTGCCAAGCAGCGTGGAGAAAGTTGCACTGAGGCCGATACCTGTGATTTTCACAGGGGCCTGTACTGTGACTACAGTGGAGACAGACCTAGGTACGAAATAGGAGTATGTGCAC aGATTGTCGGTGTAGGATGCGTCCTCAATGGAGTCAGATATAATAATGGGGATACATTTCAGCCTAACTGCAAATACAACTGCACATGCATTAATGGGGCTGTGGGCTGCATTCCCATGTGCACAAACTCACGCCCTCCCCTTGTCTGGTGCCCAAACCCAAAGCTGATTAAGATGGCAGGGAAGTGCTGCGAGCAGTGGGTTTGCGATGACTCCAAGAAAATCAGGAAGACATCTCCACGCCACATCTCCTCTGCAG CATACGAGGGGGAGGATGAAGCCTGGCAGAAGAACTGCATTGTTCACACCTCGCCCTGGAGTCCCTGCTCAAAGACCTGTGGGCTGGGCATCTCCACCCGAATTTCCAACGACAATGACCAGTGCCGGCTCATGAAGGAAAGTCGCCTGTGCAACATGAGGCCCTGCGAGGTGGACATAACCAAGCACATTAAG CCTGGGAAGAAGTGCCTGGCTGTCTACAGGGCCAGCGAACCAATGAACTACACCATCTCAGGATGTGTGAGCAAAAGTCCTTATAGACCCAAATATTGTGGCATCTGCACAGACAACAGGTGCTGCACACCCTACAAGTCCAAGACTATTGAAGTGAGGTTTGAGTGCCCAGATGGAACTGAGATTTCCTGGAAAATCATGTGGATCAATGCTTGTTTTTGCAACCTGAACTGCAAGAACCCCAATGACATCTTTGCCGACTTGGCTCATTATCACGATTACTCTGAAATTGCTAATTAA